A section of the Lepus europaeus isolate LE1 chromosome 10, mLepTim1.pri, whole genome shotgun sequence genome encodes:
- the LOC133768651 gene encoding uncharacterized LOC128125814 homolog, which translates to MMLKMSRWQRQSQNQSRNLRRECSRRKCIFIHHHT; encoded by the exons ATGATGTTGAAGATGAGCCGGTGGCAGCGACAGAGCCAGAATCAGAGCCGGAACCTGAGGAGAGAG TGTTCCAGGAGGAAGTGTATCTTCATACATCACCACACCTGA
- the DDIT3 gene encoding DNA damage-inducible transcript 3 protein, whose translation MAAESLPFSFGTVSSWELEAWYEDLQEVLSSDENGGTYVSPPGNEEEEPKTFTTLDPASLAWLAEEPGPAEATSTSLSPHSPESSQSSLAQEEEEEDRGRTRKRKQSGQCAARAGKQRMKEKEQENERKVAQLAEENERLKQEIERLTREVEATRRALIDRMVNLHQA comes from the exons ATGGCAGCTGAGTCACTGCCTTTCTCCTTCGGGACAGTgtccagctgggagctggaagccTGGTATGAGGACTTGCAGGAGGTCCTGTCCTCAGATGAAAATGGGGGTACCTATGTCTCACCCCCTGGAAACGAAGAG GAAGAACCAAAAACCTTCACCACTCTCGACCCTGCCTCTCTGGCGTGGCTGGCtgaggagccagggccagcagaAGCCACCAGCACCTCCCTGAGCCCTCACTCGCCAGAGTCTAGTCAGAGCTCCCTGgctcaggaggaagaggaagaagaccgAGGAAGAACCAGGAAACGGAAACAGAGTGGCCAGTGCGCAGCCCGGGCTGGGAAGCAGCGCATGAAGGAGAAGGAACAAGAGAACGAGCGGAAAGTGGCACAGCTAGCTGAAGAGAACGAGCGGCTCAAGCAGGAAATTGAGCGCCTGACCAGGGAAGTGGAGGCCACTCGCCGAGCGCTGATCGACAGGATGGTGAACCTACACCAAGCATGA